The following coding sequences are from one Pocillopora verrucosa isolate sample1 chromosome 5, ASM3666991v2, whole genome shotgun sequence window:
- the LOC131776944 gene encoding solute carrier organic anion transporter family member 4A1 — protein sequence MGEETTTDGSLQIHQRFENEGDIESPTCGLVSWRPSFLQRFAKAKWFLLFQCWFVLAQGMIVSGFQGVVISSLERRFSLKTNEIGVIVSCYDISAAIMAILVSYYGHHHKPKWLGIGAFILGIGCFLFALPHVLVGRYEPGSSATNLCSTDSLPSNLICRSSVWYHIFVFVLAEFFIGIGATPVYILGTAFIDENVRRTTSGLFLGIMYAVATFGPAVGFLLGGEFLRIYVDIKQPEGVSLTPEDSNFIGAWWMGYILGGSLSIMVSLPLLAFPRELPGTPQIRAEKQRFSDTVEDDNMPHTLKQLLPSLKSLLTNKPFVFLSLASAFEGFAVGGFSTFLPKFVEAQFRISAGLASTYTGLVVVPGGCGGMLFGGYLVKRMKWTCDKTIRACFVIACLATLWAAGLFFGCPNRVFVGVTDPYINSPRSSLVNITSSCNAACNCDVKYFSPVCSKQDQRTFYSPCYAGCKADDRLGDKGYQNCSCFVTQSNEGIEGSGCQPECNNLAPFLFCLFGLMVFTFSNNIPATTATLRCVSESQGSFALGINQLIVRILAFIPAPIVFGYVIDAACKLHQEDPCDLGAKRNCLEYDTDLFRYLMLAVGGGFKLLSAVAFYFAWKFYKLPSQSQSNEGLNRESASSQITIVDGHTKKMPETELIPVAQFITVSDSGQEKPLPSKDFARTTNV from the exons ATGGGAGAAGAAACCACTACCGACGGAAGTTTACAGATACATCAAAGGTTCGAAAACGAAGGCGATATAGAAAGCCCGACATGCGGATTAGTCTCCTGGAGACCAAGCTTTCTTCAGCGTTTTGCCAAGGCGAAATGGTTTCTGCTGTTCCAATGTTGGTTCGTCCTAGCACAAGGCATGATCGTTTCAGGGTTTCAGGGAGTTGTAATTTCCTCACTGGAGAGACGTTTCTCGTTAAAGACAAACGAAATTGGAGTTATAGTCAGTTGTTACGACATTTCTGCCGCAATCATGGCCATCTTAGTGAGTTACTACGGCCATCACCATAAACCGAAGTGGCTCGGCATTGGAGCATTCATTTTAGGAATTGGATGCTTCTTATTCGCTCTCCCACATGTTCTCGTTGGCCGATACGAGCCAGGTTCTAGTGCGACAAATCTTTGTTCTACGGATTCCCTTCCGTCAAACTTGATCTGTAGAAGTTCAGTTTGGTATCACATATTTGTCTTTGTGCTCGCGGAGTTTTTTATCGGAATCGGAGCTACCCCCGTGTATATTTTGGGGACTGCATTCATCGATGAGAATGTCCGCCGCACCACGTCGGGATTGTTTCTTGGAATTATGTACGCTGTGGCAACGTTTGGTCCTGCTGTGGGGTTTCTGCTTGGAGGAGAATTTCTCAGGATATATGTTGATATCAAGCAG CCAGAGGGTGTAAGTCTTACACCTGAGGATTCAAACTTTATTGGGGCATGGTGGATGGGGTACATCCTTGGTGGCTCACTGTCCATCATGGTCAGTCTTCCTTTGCTTGCATTTCCAAGAGAGCTTCCAGGAACACCACAAATCCGGGCTGAAAAACAGAGATTTTCAGATACTGTGGAGGATGACAACATGCCACATACACTGAAGCAGCTCCTTCCCTCACTTAAGTCACTTCTTACAAACAAGCcttttgtatttctttctctTGCCTCAGCATTTGAGGGATTTGCTGTGGGAGgtttttctacatttttacCCAAATTTGTTGAGGCGCAGTTTCGTATCTCAGCTGGCCTGGCAAGCACATATACTGGCCTAGTGGTGGTACCAGGAGGGTGTGGAGGCATGCTCTTTGGAGGTTATCTtgtaaaaagaatgaaatggaCTTGTGACAAGACTATTAGAGCTTGTTTTGTTATTGCCTGCTTAGCGACACTCTGGGCAGCAGGACTGTTCTTTGGGTGTCCCAACAGAGTATTTGTGGGTGTAACAGATCCATACATTAACAG TCCTAGGTCATCACTTGTCAATATTACTTCTTCCTGTAATGCAGCATGTAACTGTGACGTTAAGTACTTTTCACCTGTTTGTTCCAAACAAGATCAGCGAACATTTTACTCTCCTTGTTACGCTGGCTGTAAGGCAGATGACAGATTAGGCGACAAA GGTTATCAGAACTGTAGCTGTTTTGTGACGCAATCAAATGAGGGAATTGAAGGCAGTGGATGTCAACCAGAATGCAATAACCTTGCTCCCTTCCTTTTCTGCCTTTTTGGTCTCATggtttttacattttcaaacaaCATCCCAGCAACTACAGCAACTCTCAG ATGTGTTTCAGAAAGCCAGGGATCATTTGCTCTGGGCATAAACCAGCTTATTGTCCGTATTTTGGCCTTTATTCCTGCCCCAATTGTGTTTGGATATGTGATTGATGCTGCATGTAAACTGCATCAAGAGGACCCTTGTGATCTTGGGGCTAAGAGGAACTGTTTGGAATATGACACTGATTTGTTCAG GTATCTGATGTTAGCTGTTGGTGGTGGTTTCAAGCTTTTATCTGCAGTAGCTTTCTACTTTGCATGGAAATTTTACAAACTGCCATCCCAGAGTCAGTCGAATGAGGGTTTGAATCGAGAGTCTGCTTCATCACAAATAACGATTGTGGATGGACACACCAAAAAAATGCCTGAAACAGAGTTGATTCCTGTTGCACAGTTTATTACAGTTTCAGATTCTGGGCAAGAAAAACCACTTCCTAGCAAAGATTTTGCAAGGACAACCAATGTTTAG
- the LOC131776943 gene encoding uncharacterized protein produces the protein MNPSEAKVFSSGISGFISSKKRKDFAYSRLDQTDNDSVEFSNVHFQKDHTPLCTKLFFGLLALMLLFATVATTVFLMNWKHFTVDLRLEEGNVRVYKFDQQVKINGNEATTTNMSIVVSMHVINRTEDDCWFGVVLNLPKESKTYSHSKDFTFLTHVSNAELVDFQDGPENHFKVFGNHLDTNQELSFYVYNVLNQLLPIIKVKLYEFVLSKLSSSSSNFAVTKNVFLPGRVHLKRTIMTKRDTVIVTTRAEPGDFESFSADEKGRSTSWRLSYDETTVVDKRTGMVDRGDMSVSAYLPISSDFTSGRKRKPIHGLEVSFRSTVESVDESEAEGKNWREILENEKDFNQLLTLPSVKESVLLYFAPPKGNPRKKPSEVIKELIKLSRNSHGRSTKLPPMIKIEQYSTVNADESDGAENDYQNDDDDEEFSDNSVETDDDDDSENDNDDDENVPYLPQPNYAPYGIGYEVKRKRSVTARRSQIIKKAARKSRTEQKTPELDEIWDEITSSAPAPIREPPRVIHSSIFGFDFLAEIDYSVKANDENDSDNDDDSDNDNDEDWSVTTSYQIALKQYRISAFSKVHTLSALRSKLPREGQQKTSRWTVDAGDFVMCIPLFYLQRLCGAIRLTFDITVIYSLPRLSLSYPVELSVHIGQTVTTNATLSGYASTWFHKSGFYTKGTVAMATLPVRLSFKEDTSPEWCVNGNLEQKMVRIDTVPRSSWNCSLDFFKFADTCLGLSAKNTSLLTFDLHYSSAEGTMFDNWHYPVTCVHRKGYFPN, from the exons ATGAATCCTTCCGAAGCAAAAGTATTCAGTTCCGGAATTTCCGGTTTCATATCTTCAAAAAAACGCAAGGATTTTGCCTACAGTCGGCTTGATCAAACAGACAATGATTCGGTGGAATTCTCGAACGTCCATTTTCAGAAGGATCACACTCCTCTCTGTACCAAGCTCTTCTTTGGTCTCCTGGCCTTGATGCTTTTATTTGCAACTGTGGCAACGACGGTTTTTCTAATGAACTGGAAACATTTTACGGTCGATCTTCGCTTGGAAGAAGGCAATGTACGAGTTTATAAATTCGACCAGCAAGTCAAGATCAATGGCAACGAAGCTACCACGACAAACATGTCTATTGTTGTTTCGATGCACGTCATTAACAGAACTGAAGACGATTGTTGGTTTGGAGTAGTTCTTAATTTACCAAAGGAATCAAAAACTTACTCTCACTCCAAAGACTTTACATTTCTTACCCACGTTTCAAACGCAGAACTTGTCGATTTTCAGGATGGCCCAGAAAACCATTTTAAAGTGTTCGGAAATCACCTTGACACCAACCAGGAGCTTTCATTTTATGTTTATAATGTCTTAAACCAACTTCTTCCAATAATCAAAGTGAAGCTTTACGAATTTGTGCTCAGCAAACTGTCGAGCTCTTCCTCGAATTTTGCTGTGACAAAAAACGTATTTTTACCAGGCCGTGTTCATCTTAAACGCACCATCATGACAAAACGTGATACAGTGATTGTAACGACCCGGGCTGAACCAGGCGACTTTGAAAGCTTTTCAGCTGATGAGAAAGGAAGATCGACTTCATGGAGGCTTTCATACGACGAAACTACTGTTGTTGACAAGAGAACTGGGATGGTTGACAGAGGCGATATGTCTGTCTCTGCTTATCTCCCAATAAGCTCTGATTTTACATCGGGGCGCAAGCGTAAACCCATCCACGGATTAGAGGTGTCTTTTCGAAGCACTGTGGAATCGGTTGACGAATCTGAAGCGGAAGGGAAAAATTGGAGGGAAATTTTAGAGAACGAGAAAGATTTCAACCAGCTGCTAACTCTTCCCTCTGTTAAGGAATCGGTGTTATTGTATTTTGCACCGCCGAAGGGTAACCCCCGGAAAAAGCCCTCAGAGGTTATAAAAGAGCTGATAAAATTAAGCAGAAACTCTCACGGAAGATCAACAAAACTTCCTCCAATGATTAAGATTGAACAGTATAGTACTGTAAATGCTGATGAATCAGACGGAGCTGAAAACGATTACCAaaacgatgacgatgatgaagagtTTAGTGATAACAGTGTTgaaactgatgatgatgatgatagcgaaaatgataacgatgacgatgaaAATGTGCCATACTTGCCTCAGCCGAATTACGCACCATATGGAATCGGTTACGAAGTCAAACGAAAGAGGTCTGTCACAGCAAGAAGATCGCAGATCATCAAAAAAGCTGCCAGGAAATCACGAACAGAACAGAAGACACCCGAATTAGATGAGATCTGGGACGAAATCACTTCCTCTGCCCCAGCTCCTATCCGAGAACCTCCACGTGTCATTCACTCATCAATCTTTGGGTTCGATTTCCTTGCAGAGATTGATTACAGCGTTAAAGCCAATGACGAAAATGACAGTGATAACGATGATGACAGTGATAATGACAACGACGAGGATTGGTCTGTAACCACTAGTTACCAGATCGCATTGAAACAGTACCGTATATCAGCCTTCAGTAAAGTTCACACACTGAGCGCGCTAAGAAGCAAACTGCCACGAGAAGGGCAACAGAAAACTAGTCGATGGACGGTTGATGCCGGTGACTTC GTGATGTGCATTCCTCTGTTTTACCTTCAACGTCTGTGTGGAGCCATTCGACTCACCTTTGATATAACAGTTATTTACAGCCTACCGCGACTGTCCTTGTCATATCCAGTTGAACTGAGTGTCCACATTGGACAGACAGTCACCACCAACGCTACTTTGTCTGGATACGCCTCCACTTGGTTTCACAAGAGCGGATTTTACACCAAAG gaACCGTTGCCATGGCAACGTTACCAGTGCGGTTGTCTTTCAAAGAGGACACCTCACCCGAATGGTGCGTCAATGGGAATCTTGAGCAAAAAATGGTTCGCATCGACACGGTGCCCCGGTCTTCTTGGAATTGTTCTCTGGATTTTTTTAAGTTCGCTGACACTTGCCTTGGGCTCTCAGCTAAAAACACATCTCTGCTGACCTTTGATCTTCATTACAGCTCAGCTGAAGGAACGATGTTTGACAACTGGCATTACCCAGTTACCTGTGTACATCGAAAGGGTTATTTTCCAAACTGA
- the LOC131776936 gene encoding double-stranded RNA-binding protein Staufen homolog 2, with protein MAQKTPVSLMNELAKANKLNPEYKVIEETGPAHQRTFTVQLTLGDVGTWQGKATSIRSARHAAATAGLENCGLTKPEIEKPNIQQFNITPTVELNVMGMKLGKLIQYHDLQPKILSPYQPISMGYPNLQMQHHHTGLHHYMPRPRPSYSIAHPSQGNHYRPYVQNGFHSRPPPPRVPRIFCVQLMVGDQEFYGEGRDKQKARQNAASKAIQMLRDEMAIVMDRITTSSTPEESKTANQNGESKVDQLESSPRQSITEVKSEISQVYEIASKRKLQVGFEDVKSSGPPHMKRFVVSATVGDFTTLGEGCKKKDAKQEAARKMLEELQKLPELPKDETSYKKAGRFARRGPRISYHEKPKGEIDPSLNPVSILGQILQRRHDQPPDYELLYEKAKGNEREFKIQVTVSQHKATGCGSNKKEAKKKAAEAMLQLIGFRSPEGQSTTASTQGDKAVKTERSDTDQKASVNANGTNTEPPTILGRQLKPGLLPMVPELAKQTRSDMMNSVVAPIAQVKQEPQEPTVQGGLNRAPGAPVVKTTPGKPPTPVQKLLHLADVEGLRVQFTDYPKEREFLTVINVSSIPPLTCYGSGKTVEISREEAANNALKLVQLQGSIKTQPPPTKDINTSDEPREHQENTK; from the exons ATGGCTCAGAAAACGCCTGTAAGCTTGATGAACGAACTTGCCAAAGCCAACAAACTAAACCCCGAATACAAAGTCATCGAGGAAACCGGACCAGCTCACCAACGAACGTTTACTGTACAGCTGACCCTGGGCGACGTGGGAACATGGCAAGGCAAAGCTACAAGTATTAGAAGCGCCAGACATGCAGCAGCCACAGCAGGTTTGGAGAATTGTGGGTTAACAAAGCCAGAGATCGAGAAACCAAACATCCAACAGTTCAACATCACTCCGACAGTGGAACTGAACGTGATGGGGATGAAGCTTGGGAAGCTGATTCAGTACCATGACCTGCAGCCAAAGATACTGTCCCCTTATCAACCAATCAGCATGGGCTATCCTAACCTCCAGATGCAACATCATCACACTGGCTTGCATCACTACATGCCTCGACCCCGTCCCTCTTACAGCATTGCACACCCAAGTCAAGGGAATCACTATCGTCCATATGTCCAAAATGGGTTTCATTCCCGGCCTCCACCACCCCGTGTACCCAGAATCTTTTGTGTCCAGCTGATGGTAGGAGACCAGGAATTCTATGGTGAAGGACGTGACAAGCAGAAAGCTCGTCAAAATGCAGCATCTAAAGCAATCCAGATGCTGCGAGATGAGATGGCTATTGTTATGGATAGGATTACCACCTCTTCCACTCCTGAAGAATCAAAAACAGCTAATCAAAATGGTGAAAGCAAAGTTGACCAATTGGAGAGTTCTCCCAGGCAGAGTATCACTGAAGTGAAATCTGAGATTAGTCAGGTGTATGAGATAGCCTCTAAACGGAAACTGCAAGTAGGATTTGAAGATGTAAAGAGCAGTGGCCCTCCCCACATGAAGCGTTTTGTGGTGAGTGCCACTGTGGGTGACTTCACAACATTGGGAGAGGGATGCAAGAAGAAGGATGCAAAACAAGAGGCTGCTCGGAAAATGCTGGAAGAACTGCAAAAGCTACCTGAACTACCCAAAGATGAAACAAGTTACAAGAAAGCTGGTCGCTTTGCTCGCCGTGGGCCTCGCATCTCCTATCATGAAAAACCAAAAGGTGAGATAGATCCTTCCTTGAACCCAGTCAGTATTCTGGGGCAGATTCTTCAGCGAAGACATGATCAGCCACCAGACTACGAACTTCTTTACGAGAAGGCAAAGGGAAATGAAAGGGAATTTAAAATACAGGTGACTGTCAGTCAACACAAGGCTACTGGATGTGGTTCAAACAAGAAGGAAGCTAAGAAAAAGGCTGCTGAAGCCATGTTACAACTGATTGGATTTCGCTCTCCTGAAGGACAATCAACTACTGCAAGTACTCAG GGAGATAAGGCTGTGAAAACAGAAAGGAGTGACACAGACCAGAAGGCTTCTGTAAATGCTAATGGAACAAACACAGAACCACCCACCATACTTGGTCGACAGCTGAAGCCTGGACTACTCCCAATGGTTCCAGAGCTAGCCAAGCAAACTCGATCAGATATGATGAACTCTGTTGTTGCACCCATTGCTCAAGTCAAGCAGGAACCGCAG GAGCCTACTGTTCAAGGTGGACTAAATCGGGCTCCTGGAGCACCTGTGGTAAAGACTACACCAGGAAAACCTCCTACACCTGTTCAGAAGCTGTTACATTTGGCTGACGTTGAAGGACTTCGAGTACAATTTACTGATTACCCCAAG GAAAGAGAATTTCTCACTGTTATCAATGTGTCATCTATTCCTCCCCTCACTTGCTATGGATCAGGAAAAACTGTGGAAATTTCACGGGAAGAAGCTGCGAATAATGCTTTAAAACTGGTACAGTTACAAG GAAGTATCAAAACCCAACCACCACCCACTAAGGACATCAACACAAGTGATGAACCAAGAGAACACCAAGAGAACACCAAGTAA
- the LOC131776952 gene encoding large ribosomal subunit protein eL34, whose protein sequence is MVQRLTYRRRLSYNTKSNRKRISKTPGGKLVYLYTKKPGKVPRCGGCPKKLQGLPALRPKKLMHISKPRKTVSRAYGGSRCARCVRERIVRAFLIEEQKIVVRVLKAQQGKKTSSD, encoded by the exons ATGGTGCAGCGACTGACTTATAGACGTCGTCTTTCCTACAATACCAAATCCAACAGGAAAAGGAT CTCCAAGACTCCtg gaGGAAAGTTGGTTTACTTGTACACAAAGAAGCCAGGCAAGGTTCCAAGATGTGGAGGCTGCCCAAAGAAACTCCAAGGA TTGCCAGCTCTCCGTCCAAAGAAGTTGATGCACATCTCTAAGCCCCGAAAAACTGTAAGCAGAGCATATGGTGGCTCACGATGCGCCCGTTGTGTGAGAGAAAG GATAGTCAGGGCTTTCCTTATCGAGGAACAGAAGATTGTTGTCCGTGTCCTTAAAGCACAGCAAGGGAAAAAAACATCCTCTGATTAA